The Mesobacillus jeotgali genome window below encodes:
- a CDS encoding FadR/GntR family transcriptional regulator — protein MINKDGLKPGDKIPSERELSERLNAGRSSVREALRALELLGLIETRRGEGTFIRDFRGNQLVQLLSTFILQDEKAKDDVVETKNMIEVDCLYLAAEKLQEGGISRLKAWIDDHNFEDEEFFRKIAELADNHLFYRIWYILNDYYDALQLKVSPAEKADYHKLVDSLETKRGDLILERYRMLRKMSTD, from the coding sequence ATGATTAATAAAGACGGCTTAAAGCCAGGAGATAAAATCCCATCCGAACGTGAACTTTCAGAGCGCCTGAATGCTGGGCGCTCCTCCGTTCGCGAGGCATTGCGTGCCCTCGAACTTCTCGGACTGATTGAGACGAGAAGAGGAGAAGGTACGTTTATCAGGGACTTCCGCGGCAACCAGCTTGTCCAATTATTAAGCACCTTTATCCTGCAGGATGAAAAAGCAAAGGACGATGTAGTTGAAACAAAAAATATGATTGAGGTTGATTGTCTATACCTGGCAGCTGAAAAGTTGCAGGAGGGGGGAATCAGCAGATTAAAGGCTTGGATAGATGACCATAATTTTGAGGACGAGGAATTTTTCAGGAAAATCGCCGAGCTTGCCGACAATCATCTTTTTTATCGGATTTGGTATATATTGAATGATTATTATGATGCCCTTCAGCTGAAGGTATCACCAGCTGAGAAAGCAGATTATCACAAACTGGTAGACTCACTTGAAACAAAAAGAGGAGATTTGATCCTGGAAAGGTATCGCATGCTGCGGAAAATGTCGACAGACTGA
- a CDS encoding malic enzyme-like NAD(P)-binding protein yields MTLREEALHMHRVNKGKLESKSKVPVRNARDLSLAYSPGVAEPCKEIYDKPETVFDYTMKGNMVAVVSDGTAVLGLGNIGPEAALPVMEGKAVLFKSFAGVDAFPICLNTTDVDKIVETVKLLEPTFGGVNLEDIAAPNCFAIEERLKKETNIPVFHDDQHGTAIVTVAGLVNALKIVGKKMNEIKVVANGAGAAGIAIIKLLYSYGVRDIIMCDTKGAIYEGRPNGMNAIKDEVAKFTNRDNVEGSLADAIKGADVFIGVSVAGALTAEMVQTMNNDPIIFAMANPVPEIMPDEAKAAGAAVIGTGRSDFPNQVNNVLAFPGIFRGALDARATHINEKMKVAAVDAIASLIEESELSSDYVIPGPFDPRVAPAVAAAVANAAMETGVARIKVDPQEVKERTERLALIGKGE; encoded by the coding sequence TTGACTTTACGTGAAGAAGCTTTGCACATGCACCGTGTAAACAAAGGAAAATTAGAGTCAAAATCAAAAGTACCTGTAAGGAATGCCAGGGATTTAAGCCTTGCTTATTCTCCAGGAGTGGCAGAGCCTTGCAAGGAAATATATGATAAGCCGGAGACTGTTTTTGATTATACAATGAAAGGCAATATGGTTGCCGTTGTTTCTGATGGCACAGCAGTTTTGGGACTCGGAAATATCGGTCCTGAAGCGGCACTTCCAGTTATGGAAGGGAAAGCAGTTCTTTTCAAGAGCTTTGCTGGTGTCGATGCCTTCCCAATCTGTTTGAACACAACAGATGTGGATAAGATTGTCGAGACTGTAAAGCTGCTTGAACCAACGTTCGGCGGAGTCAACCTCGAGGATATTGCAGCGCCAAACTGCTTCGCTATCGAAGAACGCTTGAAAAAAGAAACGAATATCCCGGTATTCCACGATGATCAGCATGGAACTGCGATTGTGACCGTAGCGGGTCTCGTGAATGCCTTGAAAATTGTCGGCAAAAAGATGAATGAAATTAAAGTGGTCGCTAACGGAGCAGGAGCTGCGGGAATTGCGATCATTAAGCTTCTTTATTCTTACGGAGTCCGTGACATCATCATGTGTGATACAAAGGGTGCGATCTACGAAGGCCGCCCTAACGGAATGAATGCCATCAAGGACGAAGTGGCTAAATTCACGAACCGTGACAATGTAGAAGGGTCCCTTGCTGATGCCATCAAAGGTGCAGATGTTTTCATTGGAGTATCTGTCGCAGGAGCACTGACTGCTGAAATGGTACAGACAATGAACAATGATCCGATCATCTTTGCGATGGCAAATCCTGTGCCGGAAATCATGCCTGATGAAGCGAAGGCAGCAGGTGCGGCGGTTATTGGTACTGGCCGATCCGATTTCCCTAACCAGGTAAATAATGTTCTTGCATTCCCGGGGATCTTCCGTGGTGCATTGGATGCCAGGGCTACCCATATCAACGAAAAGATGAAGGTAGCTGCTGTTGACGCAATCGCTAGTCTGATTGAGGAATCTGAGCTTTCAAGTGATTACGTCATTCCAGGACCGTTTGATCCGCGTGTGGCACCTGCTGTTGCAGCCGCTGTTGCGAATGCAGCGATGGAAACCGGCGTCGCACGTATTAAAGTAGATCCGCAAGAGGTAAAAGAGCGCACCGAGCGCCTTGCATTGATTGGAAAAGGTGAGTGA
- the dnaE gene encoding DNA polymerase III subunit alpha, with amino-acid sequence MPFIHLHVYSAYSLLTSTATVEQLVRDARAKGFSALALTDRNVMYGTVAFYKECLRNSLKPLMGLTVDVVSPTLEHESFPLVLLAKNNEGFQNLIKISSAVQTKSPEGIPVKWLKHYASGLFALTPGTQGEIEYFLTNGEKEKALKTLDLYKQIFGSDHFYLAIQDQDLPGQRELVEQLAKLGAETHTPLAASNQVHYLEKEDAFAQECLLAIRNGEKLQDDAREKLGSSEFYLKPAKEMGELFSEYPEALENTLKIAENCNVMLDFETRHLPKYPVEPGKNADGMLEELCFQGLKERYGSPSQKHIDRLKYELSIIKKMNFSDYFLIVWDFIKYSRERGILIGPGRGSAAGSIVSYVLYITDADPIEHNLLFERFLNPERISMPDIDIDFPDNRRDEVIEYVASKYGELHVAQIATFGTLAAKAAVRDVGRVFGLNAKELDRLSRLVPSRLGITLKDAIKESAGLRSFIEESHKNKRILETAIKLEGLPRHTSTHAAGVVISEQPLTSVVPIQSGQSKVFLTQYSMDHLEELGLLKMDFLGLRNLTLIDSILQSIKQKTRRELDIHDIPSEDKETFEMLGRGETTGIFQLESDGMRKVLTRLEPTRFEDIVAVNALYRPGPMENIPLFIDRKHGRQPIDYYHKDLEHILRDTYGVIVYQEQIMQIASQMAGFSLGEADLLRRAVSKKKKEVLAQEREHFVNGALRKGYDEHTANLVYDLIVRFANYGFNRSHAVAYSMIAYQLSYLKAHFPLYFMAALLTSAIGNDVKIAQYARELQQMGIKLLPPSINKSAFSFQPEGDGVRYSLAGIKGVGIASLKEIFQARRNQPFKDIFDFCIRVPQKAASRKVLEALIYSGAFDEFGQDRAVLLATVDVAIEHAQLVAPDDSGQIDMFAEAEFTLKPKYTEVDPMRIEDKLSLEKEVLGVYLSKHPASIYEKEFKAAGVKKISLKSPGSNVRLGVYITDEKKIRTKKGEAMAFLTISDASGETDAVVFPSAYKQYANVLSQGQMALLEGKFDEREGKSQFIVNKVLELEKEAKKEPVLYLRIAKGTDSARKMKELKALLKKHRGEVPVIVYNEETEKSLLLPEDFSVNTERGSMEELKKVLGDNHVVLKN; translated from the coding sequence ATGCCATTTATTCACCTTCATGTCTATAGTGCATACAGCCTGCTCACGAGTACGGCGACAGTAGAGCAGTTAGTCCGCGATGCCAGGGCAAAAGGATTTTCCGCACTCGCACTGACGGATCGCAATGTAATGTACGGAACAGTCGCTTTTTACAAGGAATGCCTCAGGAACTCGCTCAAACCTTTGATGGGCCTGACGGTTGACGTGGTCAGCCCGACTTTGGAACACGAGTCCTTTCCGCTTGTGCTGCTCGCGAAAAACAACGAGGGATTCCAGAACCTGATCAAGATATCAAGTGCTGTACAGACGAAATCACCTGAGGGAATACCGGTGAAATGGCTGAAGCATTATGCTTCTGGATTATTTGCGCTTACTCCTGGGACTCAAGGAGAAATAGAGTATTTTTTAACAAACGGTGAAAAAGAGAAAGCGCTAAAGACGCTGGATCTATATAAGCAGATATTCGGCAGTGATCATTTTTACCTGGCCATTCAGGACCAGGACCTTCCAGGACAAAGGGAGCTGGTTGAACAGCTGGCAAAACTAGGGGCGGAAACACACACTCCACTGGCTGCTTCCAACCAGGTGCATTATCTGGAAAAAGAAGATGCGTTTGCACAGGAGTGTCTGCTCGCGATCAGAAACGGGGAGAAACTCCAGGATGATGCCCGTGAGAAGCTGGGCAGCAGCGAGTTTTACCTAAAGCCGGCAAAAGAAATGGGCGAGCTGTTCTCGGAGTATCCTGAAGCATTGGAGAATACCCTGAAAATAGCGGAGAACTGCAATGTCATGCTTGACTTTGAAACTAGGCACCTCCCTAAGTACCCAGTAGAACCGGGAAAAAATGCGGACGGAATGCTCGAGGAACTATGCTTTCAAGGACTAAAAGAAAGGTACGGAAGTCCGTCCCAAAAGCATATAGACCGACTGAAATATGAGTTATCGATCATTAAGAAAATGAATTTCAGCGATTACTTCCTGATCGTCTGGGACTTCATAAAATACTCTCGTGAAAGAGGAATCCTCATCGGCCCGGGCCGTGGGTCAGCGGCTGGTTCGATTGTTTCCTATGTCTTGTACATAACCGATGCCGACCCGATAGAACATAATCTTCTCTTTGAAAGATTCCTGAATCCTGAACGTATATCAATGCCAGATATCGATATCGACTTCCCAGATAATCGCAGGGACGAAGTGATTGAATATGTTGCATCCAAATACGGAGAGCTTCATGTAGCACAGATAGCTACTTTTGGAACACTTGCTGCGAAGGCAGCAGTAAGGGATGTAGGCCGCGTATTCGGCTTGAACGCGAAGGAGCTCGATCGATTGTCAAGGCTAGTGCCATCGAGGCTTGGCATTACCCTGAAAGATGCAATCAAGGAATCTGCCGGGTTAAGGAGTTTTATTGAAGAATCTCACAAGAATAAAAGAATCCTTGAAACGGCGATCAAACTCGAAGGCTTGCCTCGTCATACTTCCACACATGCTGCGGGTGTCGTGATCAGTGAACAGCCGCTTACCAGTGTCGTGCCGATCCAGTCTGGCCAGTCGAAAGTGTTCCTTACCCAGTATTCAATGGACCATCTTGAAGAATTAGGATTGTTGAAGATGGACTTCCTTGGCTTAAGGAATCTGACTTTAATAGATTCGATCCTTCAGTCCATCAAGCAGAAAACAAGGCGCGAACTGGACATCCATGATATTCCTTCTGAAGATAAAGAAACATTCGAGATGCTTGGCAGAGGAGAGACGACAGGTATTTTCCAGCTTGAATCGGATGGGATGAGAAAGGTACTGACAAGGCTGGAACCAACGAGATTTGAGGATATTGTCGCAGTCAATGCACTTTATCGTCCAGGCCCGATGGAGAATATCCCATTGTTCATTGACCGCAAGCACGGAAGGCAGCCGATAGACTATTATCATAAGGACCTTGAACACATTCTCCGTGATACATATGGAGTCATCGTCTATCAGGAGCAAATCATGCAGATTGCTTCCCAGATGGCTGGGTTTTCCCTGGGGGAAGCGGATTTGCTGAGGAGAGCCGTTTCAAAGAAGAAGAAGGAAGTCCTTGCCCAGGAACGTGAACATTTTGTGAATGGCGCTTTAAGGAAGGGATATGATGAGCATACAGCGAATCTTGTCTATGATTTGATTGTCCGATTTGCCAACTACGGCTTTAACCGCAGCCACGCGGTCGCATACAGCATGATTGCCTACCAGCTCTCGTACCTCAAAGCACATTTTCCACTCTATTTTATGGCGGCGCTGCTTACGTCGGCAATCGGCAATGACGTGAAAATTGCACAGTATGCAAGAGAGCTGCAGCAGATGGGGATCAAGCTTCTTCCTCCTTCGATCAATAAAAGTGCATTCAGCTTCCAGCCAGAAGGGGATGGCGTCCGGTACAGCCTTGCTGGAATCAAAGGAGTCGGAATTGCCTCCCTTAAGGAGATATTCCAGGCGAGGCGAAACCAGCCTTTTAAGGATATATTTGATTTCTGTATCCGCGTGCCTCAAAAGGCTGCCTCAAGAAAAGTGCTCGAAGCATTGATTTATTCAGGCGCTTTCGATGAATTCGGCCAGGACCGCGCTGTCCTTTTAGCCACGGTTGATGTAGCGATTGAACATGCACAGCTTGTGGCACCAGATGACTCCGGCCAGATAGATATGTTCGCGGAAGCAGAGTTTACCTTGAAGCCGAAGTATACTGAGGTCGACCCGATGCGGATAGAAGACAAGCTCAGCCTGGAAAAGGAGGTACTCGGAGTCTATTTATCAAAGCACCCTGCTTCCATTTATGAAAAGGAATTCAAGGCAGCTGGTGTTAAAAAAATCAGCTTGAAATCTCCGGGTAGCAACGTGAGGCTTGGCGTCTATATCACAGATGAAAAGAAGATCCGGACGAAAAAAGGCGAAGCAATGGCCTTCCTTACCATTAGCGATGCAAGCGGGGAAACAGATGCTGTCGTCTTCCCATCCGCATACAAGCAGTATGCAAATGTACTTAGCCAGGGGCAAATGGCACTGCTGGAAGGTAAGTTCGATGAACGGGAAGGAAAGAGTCAATTTATCGTGAACAAAGTTCTCGAACTTGAAAAAGAGGCCAAAAAAGAACCGGTTTTATATTTGCGGATCGCAAAAGGGACGGACAGCGCCAGAAAGATGAAAGAACTCAAAGCTTTATTGAAAAAACATCGTGGCGAAGTACCGGTAATAGTGTATAACGAAGAGACCGAAAAATCGCTGCTGCTGCCAGAAGACTTCAGCGTGAACACAGAACGAGGAAGTATGGAAGAGTTAAAGAAGGTATTGGGTGACAATCATGTCGTGCTGAAAAATTAG
- a CDS encoding YtrH family sporulation protein produces the protein MMNYEEKIYHLLRVFYVNQPFVSHLFEAYFIALGVLLGGSLIGGLAAFLTGQPLMTEIARFSSSIRIWAIIAAIGGTFDTVYSFERGLLNGETKDIFKQFLLILTAMGGAQTGALLINWLTQEHV, from the coding sequence ATGATGAATTACGAGGAAAAAATCTATCATTTACTGAGGGTGTTTTATGTGAATCAGCCATTTGTTTCCCATCTATTCGAAGCCTATTTTATCGCGCTCGGTGTTTTGCTTGGCGGCTCTCTTATTGGGGGATTGGCCGCTTTTTTGACAGGACAGCCCTTAATGACGGAAATCGCCCGCTTCTCAAGTTCCATCCGGATTTGGGCCATCATCGCTGCCATAGGCGGTACCTTTGATACCGTATACAGCTTTGAACGAGGGCTTTTAAACGGTGAAACAAAAGATATTTTCAAGCAATTCCTTTTAATCCTCACAGCCATGGGCGGTGCACAGACAGGAGCACTGCTGATCAACTGGCTGACGCAGGAGCATGTCTAA
- the ytrI gene encoding sporulation membrane protein YtrI translates to MSKMRIPPYYRKPEWQRFFSGMAIGAVLSWCVFLYINGASLEKNAKTIHEQKDEIAELKSDIQIWMDDYAELNKKNQEKLTVQEIKVKIVNDQKYKKYLDTLSIYEIEEEIKGQLNMLLAKDLDSVFKSRDLITKVIENKSIKVSDKRYKLKIKSMVIYTSVSIQVEISLD, encoded by the coding sequence ATGTCTAAAATGAGGATCCCCCCTTATTACCGCAAACCTGAATGGCAAAGATTCTTTTCTGGCATGGCCATAGGCGCTGTCTTGAGCTGGTGTGTGTTCCTATATATCAATGGAGCATCCCTTGAAAAAAATGCGAAGACTATACATGAACAAAAAGATGAGATTGCTGAATTAAAAAGTGATATTCAAATCTGGATGGATGATTACGCGGAATTAAATAAAAAAAATCAGGAAAAACTGACCGTCCAGGAGATTAAAGTAAAGATTGTTAACGATCAAAAATATAAAAAATATCTTGATACACTCAGCATCTATGAGATAGAGGAAGAAATCAAAGGGCAGTTGAACATGCTGCTAGCCAAGGACTTGGATTCCGTTTTCAAAAGCAGGGATTTGATCACCAAAGTCATTGAAAACAAATCCATCAAAGTGAGCGACAAACGATATAAACTGAAAATCAAATCGATGGTCATCTATACTTCCGTCAGCATCCAGGTGGAGATTAGCCTGGATTGA
- a CDS encoding bifunctional oligoribonuclease/PAP phosphatase NrnA — protein MKEQILEAIENYETIIIHRHVRPDPDAYGSQGGLAEILEASYPEKTIYTVGEEEPSLHYLRRLDSISDDTFKGALVIVCDTANAERICDDRYGLGEQLVKIDHHPNEDPYGDLQWVDTSASSTSEMIYEFYLTFKDKGLKMSDEAARLLYAGIVGDTGRFLYPSTTNKTFAYAGELIHYNFSRTELYDRMYELAPNVVKLNGYILQNFELLENGAAKVVMKQELLDQYSVKPSEASLLVSELGNVRGIKAWVFFIEEEDQIRVRLRSKGPVINTIARNYNGGGHPLAAGASIYSWDDVDRVLDDLINACKE, from the coding sequence ATGAAAGAGCAAATACTTGAGGCAATTGAAAATTACGAAACGATCATTATCCATCGTCATGTGAGACCAGACCCGGATGCATACGGTTCACAGGGAGGGCTGGCTGAAATCCTGGAGGCTTCGTACCCTGAAAAGACGATTTATACTGTCGGCGAAGAGGAGCCATCGCTTCATTATTTGAGAAGGCTTGATTCTATCTCGGACGATACTTTTAAAGGCGCGCTGGTCATTGTCTGTGATACAGCGAATGCCGAGCGAATATGCGATGATCGTTATGGTTTAGGAGAGCAGCTTGTGAAGATTGACCATCACCCGAATGAAGATCCGTACGGTGATCTTCAATGGGTGGATACTTCGGCAAGCTCTACGAGTGAAATGATTTATGAGTTTTACCTGACTTTCAAGGATAAAGGACTGAAGATGTCTGACGAAGCAGCCAGATTGCTGTATGCAGGCATCGTTGGCGACACTGGCCGCTTCCTGTATCCGAGCACGACTAACAAAACTTTTGCCTACGCAGGAGAATTGATCCATTATAACTTCTCGCGGACAGAGCTTTATGACAGAATGTATGAGTTGGCGCCGAATGTGGTGAAGTTGAACGGATACATCCTCCAGAACTTCGAGCTGCTGGAAAATGGTGCGGCCAAGGTCGTGATGAAGCAGGAGCTGCTTGATCAGTACTCCGTCAAGCCATCTGAAGCATCATTGCTTGTGAGTGAGCTGGGGAATGTCAGGGGAATCAAGGCCTGGGTATTTTTCATTGAGGAAGAAGATCAAATCAGGGTTCGCCTTCGTTCCAAAGGACCTGTAATCAATACGATCGCCAGGAATTACAATGGCGGCGGCCATCCGCTCGCTGCGGGAGCGTCCATTTATTCATGGGACGATGTCGACCGTGTTCTTGATGACCTGATTAATGCATGCAAGGAATAA
- a CDS encoding YtpI family protein → MPILVFLIVLSFVFYIFYKIKYVRSKRPAERSWLSAKSSIALGLFVGLFGINQLFLFQTTVTYIVSAIFIIMGSMSVWAGIKAYKFYLPHAAKEAQEN, encoded by the coding sequence ATGCCTATTCTCGTATTTTTGATCGTACTTTCTTTTGTCTTCTATATCTTTTACAAGATTAAATATGTCCGCAGTAAAAGGCCTGCAGAACGCAGCTGGCTTTCGGCCAAATCAAGCATCGCACTTGGATTGTTCGTCGGACTTTTCGGAATCAACCAGCTATTCCTTTTCCAAACGACTGTCACCTACATCGTAAGTGCCATCTTCATTATTATGGGTTCAATGAGTGTTTGGGCGGGAATCAAAGCATATAAGTTCTACCTTCCGCACGCTGCGAAAGAAGCACAGGAAAACTAA
- a CDS encoding CBS domain-containing protein: MATKHEQILQYIDELPIGEKISVRQIAKALNVSEGTAYRAIKDAENKGYVSTIERVGTIRIERKKKENIEKLTFAEVVNIVDGQVLGGRAGLHKTLNKFVIGAMKLEAMMRYTGAGNLLIVGNRDKAHEQALRAGAAVLVTGGFDTEDHVKKLADELQLPIISSSYDTFTVATMINRAIYDQLIKKEIILVEDILTPVSETIFLKANERVSDWYRHKDETLHSRFPVVDQNMKVIGMITSKDVMGHEQDTLIEKIMTKNPMTVSGSTSVASSAHMMVWEGIEVLPVVDDANRLQGIVSRQDVLKALQMIQRQPQVGETLDDTVTNQLVLAKGKTKDEDIFRCQVTPQMTNHLGTISYGVFTTIVTEAANRVLRGYKKGDLVVENMTIYFIKPVQIDSVIEIYPKVLEVGRKFGKVDIEAFNDGILVGKAMMMCQLIDRH; this comes from the coding sequence TTGGCAACTAAGCATGAACAAATACTTCAATATATAGATGAATTGCCAATAGGAGAAAAAATATCGGTACGCCAAATCGCCAAGGCGCTGAACGTAAGCGAAGGAACTGCATATAGAGCCATTAAGGATGCTGAAAATAAAGGGTATGTCAGCACGATTGAGCGTGTTGGCACTATCCGTATTGAACGGAAAAAGAAAGAGAACATAGAGAAGCTTACCTTTGCGGAGGTTGTCAATATTGTTGATGGCCAGGTACTCGGCGGACGTGCTGGTCTTCATAAAACATTGAACAAATTCGTCATCGGGGCGATGAAGCTTGAAGCGATGATGCGTTATACGGGTGCGGGCAATCTGCTCATCGTCGGGAACCGCGACAAAGCTCATGAGCAGGCGCTCAGGGCAGGGGCAGCTGTTTTAGTGACTGGGGGCTTTGATACCGAAGACCATGTGAAAAAGCTGGCAGACGAACTGCAGCTCCCGATCATTTCAAGCAGCTATGATACTTTTACAGTCGCCACCATGATCAACCGTGCGATTTACGATCAGTTGATCAAAAAGGAAATTATCCTTGTTGAGGATATCCTGACACCAGTTTCTGAAACGATTTTCCTTAAGGCCAATGAGCGTGTATCAGATTGGTACCGCCACAAGGATGAAACACTGCACAGCCGCTTCCCGGTAGTGGACCAGAATATGAAAGTAATCGGCATGATCACATCGAAGGACGTTATGGGCCATGAACAGGACACCTTGATTGAGAAAATCATGACAAAGAATCCAATGACCGTTAGCGGGTCGACGAGTGTCGCTTCATCCGCCCATATGATGGTGTGGGAAGGGATTGAAGTCCTGCCCGTTGTGGATGATGCCAACAGGCTTCAGGGCATTGTCAGCAGGCAAGATGTGTTGAAGGCCCTCCAAATGATCCAGCGCCAGCCTCAGGTAGGGGAAACCCTCGATGATACCGTTACAAACCAGCTCGTCCTGGCAAAAGGAAAAACAAAGGATGAAGACATTTTCCGCTGCCAGGTGACTCCGCAGATGACGAATCATCTTGGTACGATTTCATATGGCGTGTTTACAACCATCGTCACAGAAGCCGCAAACCGCGTGCTGAGGGGCTATAAAAAAGGTGACCTGGTTGTCGAGAATATGACGATCTATTTTATAAAGCCAGTGCAAATTGACAGTGTCATAGAGATTTATCCGAAGGTGCTTGAAGTAGGAAGGAAGTTCGGGAAGGTCGATATCGAAGCCTTCAATGACGGAATTCTTGTAGGCAAGGCGATGATGATGTGCCAGCTGATTGATAGGCATTAA
- a CDS encoding metal-dependent hydrolase: protein MKVSYHGHSVVKIETNGKTILIDPFITGNDLTDLKVGDVKPDVIILTHAHGDHLGDTVELAKKHDALVIANFEVATYLSWKGLNTHGMSIGGAYEFDFGKVKMTPAFHGTGMITENNEIIYGGMPAGILLMAEGKTVFHAGDTGLFSDMKLIGERHPIDLAFLPIGDNFTMGPEDAALAAEFLDAKQVVPIHFNTFPPIKQDPHAFVKMLKKNKGTVLEAGEAIEL from the coding sequence ATGAAAGTATCTTATCACGGACATTCTGTTGTTAAAATCGAAACAAATGGAAAGACCATTCTGATTGATCCATTCATTACAGGCAATGATCTGACCGATTTAAAGGTGGGAGATGTGAAACCTGACGTCATCATCCTGACCCATGCCCATGGCGACCATCTTGGGGATACGGTCGAACTGGCGAAGAAGCATGATGCGCTTGTAATCGCCAACTTCGAAGTGGCTACATATTTAAGCTGGAAAGGCTTGAACACTCATGGCATGTCGATAGGCGGAGCGTATGAATTTGATTTTGGCAAAGTCAAAATGACACCTGCCTTCCATGGAACAGGCATGATCACTGAAAACAATGAAATCATTTATGGCGGCATGCCTGCTGGAATTCTGTTGATGGCAGAAGGGAAGACGGTGTTCCATGCAGGTGACACGGGTCTGTTTTCAGATATGAAGCTGATTGGGGAGAGACATCCAATTGACCTGGCATTCCTGCCGATCGGCGACAATTTTACAATGGGCCCGGAGGATGCAGCATTGGCTGCGGAATTTCTGGATGCGAAGCAAGTGGTGCCAATCCACTTCAATACATTCCCGCCAATCAAGCAGGATCCACATGCCTTTGTAAAAATGCTCAAGAAAAATAAAGGCACTGTTCTTGAAGCAGGAGAGGCAATTGAATTATAG
- a CDS encoding Xaa-Pro peptidase family protein produces the protein MTERLAELSGWMKDNGVDVTFVTSPDNVFYLSGFLSDPHERLLAVAVFQDAEPFMICPAMDKENAKNAGWELEIIGYSDTDDSMELAYNAIKNRVPSIKKTAIEKEQLNVERYEKMSALFGGSEFVSAEEKLRLMRMIKSEEELQKLRVACELADFAIQTGVSEIQEGKTELDVLAAIEYELKKKGVTQMSFSTMVLTGANAAAPHGTPGLTKIKKGDLVLFDLGVVMDGYCSDITRTVAYGEINKQQEEIYNTVLKAQLKALDTARAGVACSEVDLAARRVIEEAGYGDYFPHRLGHGLGVSVHEYPSLTSTNPLVMEKGMVFTAEPGIYVPGVAGVRIEDDVVITEDGIEILTKFPKELVFVS, from the coding sequence ATGACTGAAAGATTGGCTGAGTTATCAGGATGGATGAAGGACAATGGTGTCGATGTCACTTTTGTTACATCACCTGACAATGTATTTTACCTTAGCGGATTTTTAAGCGATCCCCATGAAAGACTGCTGGCGGTTGCGGTATTCCAGGATGCCGAGCCTTTCATGATTTGCCCGGCGATGGATAAGGAAAACGCGAAAAATGCAGGATGGGAGCTTGAGATTATCGGGTACAGCGATACCGATGATTCAATGGAGCTTGCTTACAATGCAATCAAGAATCGCGTTCCTTCTATCAAGAAAACAGCGATTGAGAAGGAACAATTGAATGTAGAGCGCTATGAAAAGATGTCTGCCTTGTTTGGCGGCTCAGAATTTGTTTCGGCAGAAGAAAAACTTCGCCTGATGCGAATGATCAAAAGTGAAGAAGAATTGCAGAAATTGAGAGTAGCGTGTGAGCTAGCAGACTTTGCCATCCAGACAGGAGTTAGCGAAATCCAGGAAGGCAAAACCGAACTTGACGTACTTGCAGCGATTGAATACGAATTGAAGAAAAAAGGCGTAACGCAGATGTCGTTTTCAACGATGGTCCTTACAGGTGCAAATGCAGCAGCTCCGCATGGCACACCAGGACTGACAAAGATCAAGAAAGGCGATCTTGTCCTGTTCGACCTAGGTGTTGTGATGGATGGCTACTGCTCGGACATCACAAGGACTGTTGCTTACGGTGAGATCAACAAACAGCAGGAAGAAATCTATAACACCGTATTGAAAGCACAGCTGAAAGCCCTTGATACCGCACGAGCTGGTGTTGCCTGCTCAGAGGTCGACCTTGCTGCACGCCGTGTGATTGAAGAGGCTGGATACGGCGACTACTTCCCTCACCGCCTTGGACACGGACTCGGAGTCAGCGTCCACGAGTATCCATCACTGACCAGCACCAATCCTTTAGTGATGGAAAAAGGAATGGTGTTCACCGCTGAGCCAGGAATTTATGTGCCAGGCGTCGCCGGAGTAAGGATTGAGGATGATGTCGTCATCACAGAGGACGGAATCGAAATACTGACGAAATTCCCTAAAGAATTGGTATTTGTATCGTAA